One Bacillus sp. 1780r2a1 DNA segment encodes these proteins:
- a CDS encoding FAD-dependent oxidoreductase produces the protein MFFNRAIPVIYEVDCVVVGGGTGGAATAIAALEEGLTALVVEKMISLGGTQTNALVSPMMPTYVKSQRVNQLIIERLHKENISTSDGTTACSWFNVETLSYVLEQLIIERKGHILYDANYIDCLKENNNISYIIVNTCDGLVAIKGKTFVDATADAMLSRSAGVRVEAGNVDGQNQQISFRFEMGGIDIPTLRHYVLSKNEQFCQIENASFFEIAMVPGKGHVLEPLFQSAYEAGDLVEEDLRYFQAFTQPGKPTVMSFNCPHIPGVFQTTSPMLRSQAVTKGREMIHRLAAFLKKYIPGFSNAYLLKEATQLGIRESYRIIGKYVLTEQDYVNRARFNDGIAQGDWYIDVHSVGNQYVNESKYTKGEYYEIPYRSLITYEVSNLIVVGRHISSTFLMQASLRIQPTVRSMAQAAGMACAYSLKANIPLNEIDGSYIKVLLEHMEA, from the coding sequence ATGTTTTTTAATCGGGCTATTCCTGTTATTTATGAAGTTGATTGTGTTGTTGTTGGAGGAGGCACAGGTGGTGCTGCGACAGCTATCGCTGCATTGGAAGAAGGGCTTACAGCCCTTGTTGTCGAGAAAATGATATCCCTCGGTGGAACCCAAACTAATGCCTTAGTATCACCTATGATGCCGACTTATGTAAAAAGTCAACGAGTGAACCAGCTTATTATTGAAAGGCTGCACAAAGAAAATATCAGCACGAGTGATGGTACCACAGCATGTAGTTGGTTTAATGTAGAAACCCTGAGCTATGTTTTGGAGCAGTTGATTATAGAACGAAAAGGGCATATATTGTATGACGCCAATTATATTGACTGCCTGAAAGAAAATAACAACATTTCATACATTATTGTCAATACATGTGATGGTCTCGTCGCAATAAAAGGAAAAACTTTCGTGGATGCGACTGCTGATGCTATGTTATCTCGAAGTGCCGGAGTAAGAGTGGAAGCTGGAAATGTGGATGGACAAAATCAACAGATATCTTTTCGTTTTGAAATGGGTGGAATAGACATTCCAACATTGCGGCACTATGTGTTATCAAAAAACGAACAATTTTGTCAAATTGAAAACGCCAGTTTTTTTGAAATTGCGATGGTACCAGGTAAGGGCCACGTCTTAGAACCCCTCTTTCAAAGCGCATACGAAGCAGGGGATTTAGTAGAAGAGGACCTCAGATATTTTCAAGCATTTACGCAGCCTGGAAAACCAACGGTAATGTCATTTAACTGCCCTCATATCCCAGGTGTTTTTCAGACTACTAGCCCCATGTTGCGATCTCAAGCGGTAACTAAAGGCCGTGAAATGATCCATCGTTTGGCCGCTTTCTTGAAAAAATATATCCCTGGATTTTCTAATGCGTATTTACTAAAGGAAGCGACGCAGCTGGGAATTAGAGAGTCTTATCGTATCATTGGAAAATACGTATTAACAGAGCAAGACTATGTAAATCGTGCACGCTTTAATGATGGAATTGCACAAGGTGATTGGTATATTGACGTACACAGTGTAGGGAATCAGTATGTAAATGAATCGAAGTATACAAAAGGTGAGTATTACGAAATTCCGTACCGATCGCTTATCACATATGAGGTTAGTAACCTAATAGTAGTAGGACGTCATATCTCTAGTACATTCCTTATGCAGGCTTCTTTGCGTATTCAGCCGACTGTTCGCAGTATGGCCCAAGCTGCTGGAATGGCCTGCGCTTATTCTCTAAAAGCGAATATTCCATTAAACGAAATTGATGGTTCGTATATAAAAGTGTTACTTGAACATATGGAGGCATAA